The DNA region CTACTATAGATTGCCCTCGTTACCTAGGTCGTGTGATTAAAGGCTTAGATCGTTCAGCGCAAACACCTATCTGGATGCAGGAAAAATTGCGTCGATGTGGTCAGCGCAGTTTAGGTCCGTTAGTGGATGTGACAAATTATGTTCTATTGGAATTAGGGCAACCGCTTCACGCATTTGATTTAGCTAAAATCGATGGTGACATTGTTGTTAGACATGCGAGAGAAAAGGAATCTCTAAGGCTATTAAACGAACAACAAGTTGAGTTAGATGAGAGTGTGCTGGTTATTGCAGACCAACATAAAGCCTTGGCTTTTGCTGGTGTGATGGGTGGTGAAGCGTCAGCAGTTAATGACGAGACAACAGATATATTCTTAGAATGTGCATTTTTTAGTCCTCTGTCAATTGCGGGTAAATCTAGAAAGTTTGGCTTACATACAGATTCATCACACCGGTTTGAGCGTGGTGTAGACCCAGAGCTTTGTTACCGTGCATTAGATCGAGCGATTGAATTGTTGACCGATATTGCTGGCGGGCAAGTAGGGCCATTAACGGACGCATCGTCAACCAAAACGCTTCCTGTTAATAAAGCAGTGCCTTTTAGGTTTCAAAGAGTGCAGCGTGTGCTGGGTATAGAACTTGATGAAAATACAGTCGAAGCATACTTTGATAGCTTGGGAATGATTGTTAATAAAACGGCAAGTGAGTGGTTTGTTACAGCACCAAGTTATCGATTTGATATTGCAATTGAAGCAGACTTGATAGAAGAGGTGGCACGCTTATATGGCTACGATAATCTGCCACAAAATGAATTAACCGTTTCGGGTACTTTAACAGCCATTGAAGAGCAGTTGCAGCCCTTAGACAGGATTAAAGACTTACTGGTTGATTTAGGCTATCAAGAAGCGGTTACATACAGTTTTACAGATGACTCGTCGCTCAAGCTGTTGACCCCTCAGGATGATGTGTACCGATTACAGAATCCAATATCGGCTGATTTGTCTGTTATGCGTACAACCTTATGGGCTGGCTTATTAAAAGCAATGGATGCAAACATTAAACGTAATGAAGAAACAATACGTTTTTTTGAAACAGGCTTAAAATTCACGGTTAAAGATGGGCAGCTAGTGCAAGAGCAAATGTTGTCTATATTAGCGACAGGACTCGCTCAGCCAGAACAGTGGGGTGAGTCATCTAGAAGTATTGATTTTTATGATGTTAAACACGATATAGAAGCTATTTTATCGTTGAATGGCAGTTTGTCAGACTACCAGTTTAAACCGGCTAAACACGAAGCTTTACACCCGGGACAAACAGCAGAGCTGATTAATAATTCAGGGGAGCATGTTGGTTATATTGGTTTATTACACCCAGCTTTGGAAGGTGAGTTTAATATTAAGAAACCAGTGTATTTAGTAGAACTAAAACAATCTCTGATTCAGACAAAACAGATACCAGAATTTCAAGCAGTGTCAAAATATCCAGCGGTAAGACGTGACCTAGCACTCATTGTGGATGAAAAGTTCCACGTAAATGAAATGGTCGGCTATATTACTAAGCAATACACGCTTGTTAATGAGGTTATTGTGTTTGATATTTACCAAGGCAAGGGAGTAGAAACTGGTAGAAAAAGTGTTGCTTTGGGCTTGATTTTACAGGATAAATCTAAGACACTAGTTGAGCAAGATGTTGAGGAACTCATTAATGAATTGCTCGCTAATCTTAATAATTTATTTAATGCTCAGCTAAGGGAATAAAAAAATGTCATTAACGAAAGCTGATTTAACAGAGCAATTATTTGACGAGTTAGGTCTCAATAAACGAGAAGCTAAAGAGATCGTTGAGCAAATGTTTGAAGCAATAAAGGAATCGTTAGAAAAAGGTGAGCAAGTTAAAATTTCAGGATTTGGAAATTTTGAACTTAAAGACAAAGAGGCTCGACCTGGACGAAATCCAAAAACAGGCGAAGATGTATCTATTTCTGCAAGAAGGGTGGTTACTCTTAGAGCAGGTCAAAAACTTAAAGACAGAGTAGAAGCATATGCTGGAACCCAGTCATAACAATGAGTTGCCGGCGATACCGGCGAAACGTTATTTCACTATTGGTGAAGTGAGTGAGTTATGTGCTGTAAAACCCCATGTACTAAGGTATTGGGAGCAAGAGTTCTCACAACTTGAGCCGGTAAAACGCCGTGGTAATCGTCGTTATTATCAACGTAAAGATGTTGTGCTGATAAGGCAAATTCGTGGGCTGCTTTATGAGGATGGTTACACTATTGGTGGCGCTCGTTCACACCTTTCAGGTGAAAGTTCACAAAAAGACACCTCACAGACAAAAATAGAAATTCAGCAAATAAAAGCTGAATTAGAAGAAATTTTAGACATACTCAAGTAATTTTAATTCCATCGGGGCGTAGCGCAGCCTGGTAGCGCACCAGTATGGGGTACTGGTGGTCGGAGGTTCAAATCCTCTCGCCCCGACCAAATTTCCTTTATTATTCAATTAGTTATAGCTCGGCTATTTTTCGATATTACAAGATTGTCTAACCTTTCACTAGTTTCACTAGAATAAGTCACTTTTGCAACAGCACTAGCAAAGCCACTAAGGTAATTAACTTTTCCAGTTCCAACGTTGAAGCTTTTATTATCAGCATGTTTCTTAGCGTAAGAGGCAGAGGGTGTGCAAAGCCCGTTAAGCAATGTATTGCAAACGATGTAAGCAATTTATAGACACTGCAGCAGTGTTAGCTTATCTAGTTAACTAATTGTCGGTACAAATGAGGAAGCGGGTTGTAGTTGAAGTGTCTTATCATGTGCTTAAGTTTTTTGATACAGCCAAATTCTTTTTAATATCAACTGCTAAATAGGTTATCTACGATTGTAGGTCTGATTTTTAGTTAAGCATGAATCGTGGTTAGACCATTTTAGTTGGTGCTTAACAAATTCAAATAATTATGGCTATAAGATGCTAGTTATTAAGACTGGTGCTCTAAGTGGTTCTTTATTCCTCTATAGTTACGTTATAGCTAATGATGATGAGCTTTTTAGCTAGAAAAGCCTTTATTACGAATATCAGGTAGTCTATTTGCAAGGGCCATTAATAGTATTCCCACCACAGAGGCAGGAGGATAGGTTAGTTGTAGCGTAATAAATTTTATACAGGACTTGAACTGTGTTGTGTCACAATGCTGTTAGATTTATTGTCTTTTTTGATTAAAAAGGGGTGGGTCTTAGGCAATAGAGGCTGTTCACTAAACAACAGTAGGGTAGATAAATGGATTTGAAAGGAAAAGCAGCGATAATAACCGGTTCAACATCGGGAATTGGTTTAGGCATTGCGCAGGGGTTTGCAGCGCAAGGCATTAATATTATGTTGAATGGGTTTGGTGATTCGGTTGAGATTGAAAAAGAACGGCAGGCGATTGAAAACCAAGGGGTTAAGTGTATCTATAATGATGCTGATATGACCCAACCGGATGAAATAACAGCCATGGTCGAAGAGGCCGTGAAGGTTTTTGGTTCCATTGACATTGTTGTTAACAATGCGGGAATTCAGCACGTTGCACCCGTTGAAGAATTTTCGCCTGAGAAGTGGGATAGCATTATAGCGATCAATATGTCCTCAAGTTTTCATACCGTACGTGCCGCTATTCCGCATATGAAAAGACAAGGTTGGGGGCGAATTATTAATATAGCATCGGCACATGGACTTATTGCATCGCCTTTTAAATCGGCATACGTTACCGCTAAGCATGGTGTGTTGGGGTTTACAAAAACAATTGCCTTAGAAGTGGCAGAAGACAATATTACTTGTAATGCTATTTGCCCGGGCTATGTATTAACTCCGTTAGTTGAAAAACAAATTCCGGATACGGCTAAGGCTCGTGGTATTAGTGAGGAAGAAGTAAAACGAGACGTTATTTTATCGGCGCAATGGACTAAGAAGTTTGTGACTGTTGAGGAGTTAGCAGGGACGTCTTTATTTTTGTGTTCGGAACACGCTGAGAATATTACAGGTACACATATATCCGTCGATGGTGGTTGGACGGCTGGCTAAGTTACTCTATTGAGGTAATAAGGTGAATACTAGAGATATTTTAAGTTTACTTTCGATGCCGCTTGCATCGCCGAATTACCCAAAGGGCCGTATCGTTTTATTGACCGCGAGTATTTGATTATTACGTATGAGTCAGGCCCTGCTTGTTTGCAACTCATTCCACATGTAAAGGCACCCGTAACTGATCTGCCTGTTAAACAAGTTATTGGGGGCATGTAGATCTAACACTACCATATGGACGTGTAATACATGACTACATGGGCTCTAAATAATCTATTAACTGAGGAATTCCATGACGCAAAAAAGCAGTAAAGTAGAAAAGACAATCAACCTTGCGCTTCAGGGCGGGGGAGCACACGGTGCATTTACTTGGGGTGTGTTAGATAAACTATTAGAAGATGGTCGTATTGGCATTGATGGCATCTGTGCAACCAGTGCCGGAACGATGAATGCCTGCGTGTTAGCGTCGGGGATGCAGCAAGGCGGTCCTGAGAAAGCGCGTGAGAGTTTGCATAATTTTTGGTGGCGCATTTCAGAGGAAGGTAAAGCCTTCAAGCCAATGAAAAAATGGGCTCTAGATAAATATATGCCATGGAAAGTGCCTGATGCATTGAATTTTATGGTTACAGACTTCATGTCGCGGATCTTTTCACCGCATCAACTTAACCCATTTGATATAAACCCTCTGCGTGATGTATTGGCCGATACGGTCGATTTTGAAGCGCTAAATAATTGCAGTGACATTAAATTGTTTATCAGTACAACGCATGTCCATAGTGGCAGAGTACGGGTATTCAATACCAAAGATGTCACATTAGATGTAGCTATGGCATCCGCTTGTCTACCATTGATATATAAAGCGGTGTCGATAGACGATGAAGACTATTGGGACGGTGGTTATGTTGGAAACCCTGCCTTGTTTCCTCTGTTTTATAAAACGGATAGCAGAGATTTGTTGATTGTGCATATTAACCCCATCAACCGTTTTAGCACGCCTACAACATCGGCAGAAATTGTTAGCCGCATTAATGAAATTAGCTTTAACTCATCACTATTATCAGAAATGCGTGCGATAGCCTTCGTGAAAAAATTGCTCGAACACGATATGCTCAAAGATGAGCATAAAGGCAATTTTAAGGATATTCTCGTACATTCTATTCGGGCAGATGAGGCATTAAAAGACTTATCACTGAGTAGTAAGTACAGTTCAGATTGGGATTTTTTAACCTCTCTGCGTGATAAGGGTCGAGCAGAAATGTCTTCTTGGTTGGAACAAAATTTCGATGCAATAGGCGTTAATGACTCTGTGGATTTGCATAAGACCTTTCTCAATTCGAATACAAAAATATTTGAAGATGAAAATGGTCGGCATAGACACGAGAACAAGTAAGAAAGCATTAATTCATTACTACGGAAGCTTCCAAGACAAGCTGAGCAAGTAACATGCTAAAAAGCTAATCAGCGTTTTGCATGCCCCCAATGCTCGTTACTCCCTTTGTGAAACTTTGTAGTGGCCGGTTTTTTGGTGGGGATTTTTTTGCAGTGCCTTTAACTGATCAGTTGGGCCTTGTAATAACGAGGTGTTTTTCCTGTCTTGTCTGGAGAAGTCGTGGGTGTACGAAGAGTATCGAGATCGGTTTATTAATCTTTATATTGAATAGCTTTAAGAAAGCCCGTTCCGGTATGCAAGAAGGTAGTAGAAGCGGTTATCAGAGCAATGCTTTTATGGTGAGCCTCAAGTTAACGACAGCTTGATCATTAACATATTCTAGGCAGTTGCGAGCCACTTAGCAGTTGCAAAATACGTGTTGTACCAATTCGGTTTTTTATTGTAACCATGGCCTGAGAGCCCTTGTGTACGTTACCGATAACGGCGGCTTGTTTTCCTAAAGGGTGAGCGTGCATTATGGCTAATGCTTGAGCAGCTTGGGCTGATGGTAATATGCTAATAAAACGTCCTTCATTGGCAACATAGTACGGGTCTAGGCCAAGTACTTCACAAACACTACGCACGGGATCGGCAATGGCGATAGCGGTTTCGTCAAGCATGATTTGTTTGTTAGCGGCAGTGCTAATTTCAATTAAGGCAGTGGCTAATCCTCCCCGAGTTAAATCACGCATACAGTGAATGTCAATGCCGCTATCAAGCAATAATTTGACCAGTCCAGATAGGTCAGCGCAATCACTTTCCAGAGTTTGTTCGAGTTTAAAACCTTCTCTTTGCGCCATAATGGCGATGCCATGGCGACCAATATCGCCATTAATAATAACAACATCATCATGCTGTAGCATGCTTGGGGAGAGGCTCATGGCTGTATCTAGCACGCCGATGCCACTGGTATTGATGTACAGCCCATCGCCTTTGCCTTTCTCAACGACTTTGGTGTCGCCAGTTACAATGGTAACGCCAGCCGCTTTGGCTTGGTGGCTCATGGAGTGGATAATTTTTTGCAAGGAATCAATAGCAAAGCCTTCTTCAATGATTAAACCACAACTTAAAAATAACGGTCGAGCGCCACTCATTGCCAAATCATTTAATGTGCCGCAAACCGCCAGTTTGCCGATGTCACCTCCGGGAAAAAATAGGGGGTTAACCACGTAGGAGTCAGTGGTAAAAGACAAACGCTCACTATTGATAGCCAGCACAGCGCTATCATTTTTTTCATTGAGTGCAGGGTTGTCGAATTCAGCCAGCATGAGTTTGTCGATGAGTGACTGTGTCAATTGACCGCCGCCACCATGCGCCATCACTATCTTGTCATACTGGCCAATAGGTAGAGGGCAGGCGTCTTCTGAATTATTCGTTTTACTCACTGGTTATTGTTCTCCGTAATACTTTGCTGGCGACGGTAGGTGTAATAAGCGGCGCATGCACCTTCTGCGGAAACCATGGTGGCACCTAAAGGGCTTTCTGGCGTACAGCGGCCAGCAAACTCTGGGCATTGTGATGGTTTGATAATGCCCTGTAACACTTTACCGCTTAGACATTGCTCGTGTTCCTGAGTGTTGATATGTGCGATTTGAAAAGCATTTTCTGCATCAAAATCAGCGTAATCTGCACTGAGCTCAAAACCACTCATCGGGATATCACCAAGTCCTCGCCATGAACGAGTAACCGGTTTAAAAATTCGATTAATCATCTGTTGCGCCGTGGTATTACCTGATGCTTGGACGGCTCGAGCATATTGATTTTCAACTGTCACCTGACCTTGCTCTAATTGGGTAATACACAACAAAATTCCTTGCAGAATATCAACGGGTTCGAAGCCAGTAACGACAATCGGCACCTGATATTTCTCAGCAATGGGTAAATATTCCTGATAGCCCATCACCACACAGACATTGCCTGCGGCGAGAAAGCCTTGCACTTTATTTTCTACTGATGACAGTATCGCTTCCATAGCCGGCGGCACGCGAACGTGTGACACCAGCAATTTGAAATTTTTTAAACCCATTTGTTGCGCCTGATACACGCTCATGGCGGTTGTTGGAATAGTGGTTTCGAAGCCAATGGCAAAAAATACCACCTGTTTATCAGGGTGCTGTTGAGCGAGCGTAACTGCTTCTAAAGGCGAATAGACTGTTCGCACATCGCCACCTTCGGCTTTGACGGTCATTAAATCTTTTGTTGAACCGGGGACGCGAAGCATATCGCCAAAGGTGCAAAAGATAACGCCATTCAAGGCCGCTATGCCGATTGCCTTATCAATGGCTTGCAAGGGGGTAACGCAAACAGGACAGCCAGGGCCATGAATGAGGTTAATATCGCTTGGCAGTAGTTGATCAATACCGTATTTCATGATCGCATGTGTTTGACCACCGCATAATTCCATAATGGTCCAAGGGCGTGTGCAGGTATTCCTTATCGCTGTTGCCAATAACTCAACATGTGGCTGATGTCGAAAATCATCAATATATTTCACTGGGTTTATTCCTGTGCGCTTTTCAGGTCATCGAGGCTAGCCAAGGTGGCAAGGGCTTCTTCTTCATCTAGCAGATTAATGGCAAAGCCTGCATGCACAATCACATAGTCATTTTCTTTCGCTTCTGGCACCAGAGCGAGGCTTACAGTGGTCACTAGTCCTGAAAAACTGATATCCCCTGTACGGGTGTAGAGGTTTTCACCAGAAATGGAGATGATTTTACCGGGAATTGCCAAGCACATTCTGTGTTCCTCTATTAGCTGCGGCGAGTAATTGACCAAGCGCTAAGCCGCCATCATTACACGGTAGTTTTTGTTGCCAGTAGACCTTAATATTAAGGGCTGATAGGCGGCAGATGAGCGTTTCGCTTAGGTAGCGGTTTTGAAAACTGCCTCCGCTTAATATTACTCTTTTTTGTCCTGATTTGTGTGTCATATCAACCATCATTTCTACTAGCGTGTTATGAAATTTACATGCAATCAGTGGTTTTGGCACGGCGTTGTTTAAATCATCAATAATATCGCTCAGTAGGGGTTGCCAGTCAAATCTGGCTAATTCTTTGTCTTGTTGCCATAACACGCGATAGTAGTCGTCACTTGCTGTTGCGGCGAAACATTGTTCTAAACGCTGTGCAGCTTGACCCTCATAGCTTGAAACCTGACACAGATCGAGCAAACTGGCGACACAATCAAATAGCCGCCCAAGACTAGAACTGCGCGGGGAGTTGATTCGTCTGTTGAGCATAGCTTGTAACAGTGCTTTTTCTTCCTCGGTGAAGGCTGATATG from Cycloclasticus pugetii PS-1 includes:
- the pheT gene encoding phenylalanine--tRNA ligase subunit beta, producing MLVNEAWLKEFVDYSIPTNELTEKLTMAGLEVDSVEPAAAEFTGVLVGEVLSVQAHPNADKLRLCKVSIGQEEPLDIVCGASNVRTSLRIPVATVGAVLPGNFKIKPSKLRGEPSNGMLCSEEELGLADSADGLMELPSDAPIGTDIRDYLQLDDTIIEVDLTPNRADCLSVEGVAREISCFAKQPVKNKPAPKIETSINDHKNVNVEATIDCPRYLGRVIKGLDRSAQTPIWMQEKLRRCGQRSLGPLVDVTNYVLLELGQPLHAFDLAKIDGDIVVRHAREKESLRLLNEQQVELDESVLVIADQHKALAFAGVMGGEASAVNDETTDIFLECAFFSPLSIAGKSRKFGLHTDSSHRFERGVDPELCYRALDRAIELLTDIAGGQVGPLTDASSTKTLPVNKAVPFRFQRVQRVLGIELDENTVEAYFDSLGMIVNKTASEWFVTAPSYRFDIAIEADLIEEVARLYGYDNLPQNELTVSGTLTAIEEQLQPLDRIKDLLVDLGYQEAVTYSFTDDSSLKLLTPQDDVYRLQNPISADLSVMRTTLWAGLLKAMDANIKRNEETIRFFETGLKFTVKDGQLVQEQMLSILATGLAQPEQWGESSRSIDFYDVKHDIEAILSLNGSLSDYQFKPAKHEALHPGQTAELINNSGEHVGYIGLLHPALEGEFNIKKPVYLVELKQSLIQTKQIPEFQAVSKYPAVRRDLALIVDEKFHVNEMVGYITKQYTLVNEVIVFDIYQGKGVETGRKSVALGLILQDKSKTLVEQDVEELINELLANLNNLFNAQLRE
- a CDS encoding integration host factor subunit alpha, producing MSLTKADLTEQLFDELGLNKREAKEIVEQMFEAIKESLEKGEQVKISGFGNFELKDKEARPGRNPKTGEDVSISARRVVTLRAGQKLKDRVEAYAGTQS
- a CDS encoding MerR family transcriptional regulator codes for the protein MLEPSHNNELPAIPAKRYFTIGEVSELCAVKPHVLRYWEQEFSQLEPVKRRGNRRYYQRKDVVLIRQIRGLLYEDGYTIGGARSHLSGESSQKDTSQTKIEIQQIKAELEEILDILK
- a CDS encoding 3-hydroxybutyrate dehydrogenase, encoding MDLKGKAAIITGSTSGIGLGIAQGFAAQGINIMLNGFGDSVEIEKERQAIENQGVKCIYNDADMTQPDEITAMVEEAVKVFGSIDIVVNNAGIQHVAPVEEFSPEKWDSIIAINMSSSFHTVRAAIPHMKRQGWGRIINIASAHGLIASPFKSAYVTAKHGVLGFTKTIALEVAEDNITCNAICPGYVLTPLVEKQIPDTAKARGISEEEVKRDVILSAQWTKKFVTVEELAGTSLFLCSEHAENITGTHISVDGGWTAG
- a CDS encoding patatin-like phospholipase family protein; protein product: MTQKSSKVEKTINLALQGGGAHGAFTWGVLDKLLEDGRIGIDGICATSAGTMNACVLASGMQQGGPEKARESLHNFWWRISEEGKAFKPMKKWALDKYMPWKVPDALNFMVTDFMSRIFSPHQLNPFDINPLRDVLADTVDFEALNNCSDIKLFISTTHVHSGRVRVFNTKDVTLDVAMASACLPLIYKAVSIDDEDYWDGGYVGNPALFPLFYKTDSRDLLIVHINPINRFSTPTTSAEIVSRINEISFNSSLLSEMRAIAFVKKLLEHDMLKDEHKGNFKDILVHSIRADEALKDLSLSSKYSSDWDFLTSLRDKGRAEMSSWLEQNFDAIGVNDSVDLHKTFLNSNTKIFEDENGRHRHENK
- the hypE gene encoding hydrogenase expression/formation protein HypE encodes the protein MSKTNNSEDACPLPIGQYDKIVMAHGGGGQLTQSLIDKLMLAEFDNPALNEKNDSAVLAINSERLSFTTDSYVVNPLFFPGGDIGKLAVCGTLNDLAMSGARPLFLSCGLIIEEGFAIDSLQKIIHSMSHQAKAAGVTIVTGDTKVVEKGKGDGLYINTSGIGVLDTAMSLSPSMLQHDDVVIINGDIGRHGIAIMAQREGFKLEQTLESDCADLSGLVKLLLDSGIDIHCMRDLTRGGLATALIEISTAANKQIMLDETAIAIADPVRSVCEVLGLDPYYVANEGRFISILPSAQAAQALAIMHAHPLGKQAAVIGNVHKGSQAMVTIKNRIGTTRILQLLSGSQLPRIC
- the hypD gene encoding hydrogenase formation protein HypD; its protein translation is MKYIDDFRHQPHVELLATAIRNTCTRPWTIMELCGGQTHAIMKYGIDQLLPSDINLIHGPGCPVCVTPLQAIDKAIGIAALNGVIFCTFGDMLRVPGSTKDLMTVKAEGGDVRTVYSPLEAVTLAQQHPDKQVVFFAIGFETTIPTTAMSVYQAQQMGLKNFKLLVSHVRVPPAMEAILSSVENKVQGFLAAGNVCVVMGYQEYLPIAEKYQVPIVVTGFEPVDILQGILLCITQLEQGQVTVENQYARAVQASGNTTAQQMINRIFKPVTRSWRGLGDIPMSGFELSADYADFDAENAFQIAHINTQEHEQCLSGKVLQGIIKPSQCPEFAGRCTPESPLGATMVSAEGACAAYYTYRRQQSITENNNQ
- a CDS encoding HypC/HybG/HupF family hydrogenase formation chaperone, with protein sequence MCLAIPGKIISISGENLYTRTGDISFSGLVTTVSLALVPEAKENDYVIVHAGFAINLLDEEEALATLASLDDLKSAQE